DNA from Kitasatospora herbaricolor:
GCCAGCAGCGGCGCCCAGCGTCCGTGCCCGGGCGCGACAGCGGTGGGAGAAGCGGAAGAAGTCATGCGCCGATGGTCTTGCGCACCCCCGGTCACGACCCAGCGAATCGGCGTTTCGTATAGAATCCCGCCATAATCATGCCTGCAAAGACGGAAACCATCACCACCGACGCGCTGGACCGCCGGATCATGAGCGCCCTCCAGTTCGACGGGCGCGCCTCGTTCCGGCGCATCGCCCAGGCGCTCGGCTCCTCGGAGCAGACGGTCGCCCGCCGATACCGGCGCCTGCGCGAGGCCGGTATCCTGCGCGTCGTCGTCCTCCCCGACCCGCGCGCGTCGCGCGAGAGCCTGTTCGTCCGCATCCGCACGGCCCCGGGCGCCGCGGAGCCTATCGGCAGCGCGCTCGCCCGCCGGCCCGATGTCTCGTGGGTCACGCTCGCCGCGGCCGGGACCGAGGTGATGTGCGCGCTGCGGGCCGACGACCCGCGCGACCGCGACGAGCTCGTCCTGAAGAACCTCCCGCGCCTGAGCCAGGTCACCGACGTCTCGACAGCCTCGCTGCTGCACGTCTTCGCCGAGACCGGCCTGCAAGAGTGGCAGGGCTTCGACGCGCGCCTGGACGCCCAGGAGATCGCCGCGCTCGGCGCCCGCTCGCGCCGCCACGTCCCCGTGCGCCGAACCGCTGACGAGCCCGGCCTCACCCCCGAAGACGACGCGCTCCTCGCCCCGCTCGCCGCCGACGGTCGCATCTCCTACGCGGCGCTGGCCGCCGCCACCGGGCGCAACGAGAGCGCGGTCGCCCGGCGGGTCGAGGCGCTCCTGGAGCGCGGGATGCTCTTCGTCGACGTCGAGGTCGCCTACGCCCTGATCGGGTTCCGCGCGGCCGCGACGCTCTGGCTCACCGTCGCCCCGGCCGACATCCACCGGGTCGGCAGCGAGATCGCCCTGCACCCGGAGGTCGGCTTCGTCGGCGCCGTGTCCGGCCCGGCCAGCCTCGTCGTCGCCGTCACCTGTCGCGACACCGCCGACCTGTACCGCTACATCACCGAGCGCCTGGCCCCGATCACCGCGATCCGCCAGCACGAGGTCACGGTCACCGTGCGCCACCTCAAGCAGGCGGGCACCGTGATGAACGGCGACCGCCTGCCGCGCCTCTCGCCCTCGGTCGCGCGTCCGGCGGGAGGGTGACGGCCCTGCCGGTCGCCTGACCTTGCGTGACTCAGCCGCTTCCGGCGTCCCACATGCCGAGGCGTCGTGCAGGTCCGAGCGGCGTTCCCACCGAACAGCGGGACGCTTGAACTGGTGGAGGAGAATCCCCGTCACCGGCGGCGAACCGGGCCGGAGGGAAGACAGCCCCGCAACCTCGCCCGGACCCTGATCCAGGACCTCCAGGCCCGAGCCGCCACCACCAGCCCCAGCGCGCCCACGACCGCCACTACGTCAAGAGGCACCGCTGACAACGGACACCCCCGATCTTCCCGGCCCGCACAAAGGCCGCGCGCGGCGCCTGGCGACCGCGCCCGCACTGAGATCATCTGCGGCCGGAGGCGAAGCATTACCCACCGGCAACGACCTCGCCACCACCTACGGCGTGCGCACCGCCGTGGCCTTCGGCGTGTGTCTGCTCTGCCGTTGGCTGCTGCCAGGGGGAGCGCACAACCGGACCTGTTCTCCGGCCTTGCGTATCCGCCCGGCGAGGACGGCGGCCGCGAGGGCGAGGTGGGTGGCCTGGCGACGGGTCCGGTGGGCGCTCCGGTGGCCGGTCAGGACGCAGGCGTCGCAGTGCCCGGGAAGCCCGGCGGCGCTGGGGGCGGGTGACGGTCTTCTGGTGAAGCGCCCCCGTCCCGGGGACCGCACTGGGGTGGCTCACCAGCTGGCCTCGGTGGTGGGGGTGGCTCACCAGCTGGCCTCGGCGGTGGGGGTGGTTCGGGCGATGGCCTCGACGTCGAGC
Protein-coding regions in this window:
- a CDS encoding Lrp/AsnC family transcriptional regulator, encoding MPAKTETITTDALDRRIMSALQFDGRASFRRIAQALGSSEQTVARRYRRLREAGILRVVVLPDPRASRESLFVRIRTAPGAAEPIGSALARRPDVSWVTLAAAGTEVMCALRADDPRDRDELVLKNLPRLSQVTDVSTASLLHVFAETGLQEWQGFDARLDAQEIAALGARSRRHVPVRRTADEPGLTPEDDALLAPLAADGRISYAALAAATGRNESAVARRVEALLERGMLFVDVEVAYALIGFRAAATLWLTVAPADIHRVGSEIALHPEVGFVGAVSGPASLVVAVTCRDTADLYRYITERLAPITAIRQHEVTVTVRHLKQAGTVMNGDRLPRLSPSVARPAGG